In the genome of Massilibacillus massiliensis, one region contains:
- a CDS encoding S-layer homology domain-containing protein: MNKNLTASIVAMLIIGSFGVTFAAPEDSFRDVPKEHWAYQAVQELAKDGILQGYSDHEFKGERPLTRYEFSMVVAKAIDQFETADEHDKAIIDKLSAEFAGELNRLGKRVTVVEKKTNTWIEGESRVRYLHDSSNTGKSLKGSDKFDFRHRISVKGNVNEKMSYTGRLVVEDKFGDMSGQKDGSKGSEVRLDIANIIIKDSFGIDKIRVGRSPMDTIGHGLIGKPNNVDGILLEKNFGDTKLKLFTGDPEVNSNADYADGSLGNAQQITTVDFTQKLNDKMNVGLGYYWSDASANAAKNGTGDLNIDGIGGKAYDSAKGASLAFDWKFGKYTLMSDYIVTKLDGVTPGNGLSDNPKGWAVQLSNSVGPKVYYNAVNLVDKSKSGTDAWMIGYRSIDAGAVPHGVGGFNTIGVAYVPNNPYSVFTHGTDNVNVWSFVYQNVVRKNVIMTLEYQDFRIKDQSLTNLTSKKLDKTFKAQFEFWY; this comes from the coding sequence ATGAATAAAAATTTGACAGCCTCAATCGTGGCGATGCTTATTATCGGGTCGTTTGGAGTAACTTTTGCTGCACCAGAAGATTCATTTCGTGATGTGCCAAAAGAGCATTGGGCATATCAGGCTGTACAGGAGCTAGCGAAAGATGGTATTCTTCAAGGCTATAGTGATCATGAATTTAAAGGCGAGCGTCCTCTAACGCGATATGAATTTAGTATGGTTGTAGCAAAAGCCATTGATCAATTTGAAACCGCCGATGAGCACGATAAAGCGATCATTGATAAACTATCAGCAGAATTTGCCGGCGAGTTGAATCGGCTTGGGAAACGTGTAACAGTGGTGGAAAAGAAAACGAATACTTGGATTGAGGGCGAAAGTCGGGTACGCTATTTGCATGATAGTTCCAATACCGGGAAAAGTTTAAAGGGTTCAGATAAATTTGACTTTAGACATCGCATCAGTGTTAAAGGAAATGTTAATGAAAAAATGAGTTATACGGGAAGATTAGTCGTCGAAGATAAATTTGGCGATATGTCTGGGCAAAAAGATGGTTCTAAAGGTTCCGAGGTACGCTTGGATATTGCCAATATAATCATAAAAGATAGTTTTGGTATTGATAAAATTCGTGTGGGCAGAAGTCCAATGGATACCATCGGACACGGATTAATAGGAAAACCAAATAATGTCGATGGTATTTTGCTGGAAAAGAATTTCGGGGATACAAAACTTAAGCTATTTACCGGTGATCCTGAAGTGAATAGCAATGCTGATTATGCAGATGGTTCACTTGGCAATGCACAGCAAATTACTACTGTTGATTTTACGCAAAAATTAAACGATAAAATGAATGTGGGGTTAGGTTACTATTGGTCAGATGCTAGTGCAAATGCAGCTAAAAATGGCACGGGGGATCTAAATATTGATGGGATTGGTGGTAAGGCTTACGATAGTGCGAAAGGTGCCAGCCTTGCTTTCGATTGGAAATTTGGTAAGTATACTTTGATGTCGGATTATATTGTGACGAAATTAGATGGTGTAACACCGGGAAACGGACTATCTGACAACCCTAAAGGATGGGCTGTTCAACTTAGTAATAGCGTGGGCCCAAAAGTTTATTACAATGCAGTAAATTTAGTTGATAAAAGTAAGTCGGGGACAGATGCATGGATGATTGGCTATCGATCAATCGATGCTGGAGCCGTTCCGCATGGCGTTGGTGGATTTAATACGATTGGGGTTGCCTATGTTCCAAACAATCCATACAGTGTATTTACGCATGGGACAGACAATGTAAATGTGTGGAGCTTTGTATATCAAAATGTAGTGCGCAAAAATGTCATTATGACATTAGAATATCAAGATTTTAGAATTAAGGATCAAAGTTTAACAAATCTAACTTCCAAAAAATTGGACAAGACATTTAAAGCGCAATTTGAATTTTGGTATTAA
- a CDS encoding ATP-binding protein, whose protein sequence is MKTNQNIYIFILMLILVPLAGEPKIHPFSGELSSFRVSFGSPIFLLFLLWIRNTSFIFSGFCVGLSVTGFRILLDLFAYDASFSSSILLRGPTFFYYLTYATFFHLPKGDTLYSKSIQIAGWSILAEFAASIVELSLTNIFSAMDWAITLDVITKIIMIAIIRCFFILSFFFLLQLHQSETKAIQEHKQNKRMLLLISSLYEEVIQLNKSQKNAETVTRNCYQLYEKLKNKDYIIDRDQFSLELLSIAGQVHEIKKDNQRIYAGLTQLTTNRRLDDYMTVAELGDIIVQTNKKYARSLKKEINFSLAVDPFIHKLHVYTILSLVNNLVANAVEAIESVGKIEIKFSKINTLLEIQVSDNGIGIPQNKVKLLFKPGYTTKFDSQGRPSTGVGLPYVKHLTNELEGTIHLDIETPNTTIFYLTLPLKNLEG, encoded by the coding sequence ATGAAAACAAATCAAAATATTTATATTTTTATCTTAATGCTCATATTGGTACCACTCGCCGGTGAGCCAAAAATACATCCTTTCAGCGGTGAGCTAAGTTCATTTCGAGTTAGTTTTGGCTCTCCTATTTTTCTTTTATTTTTGCTTTGGATTCGCAATACTTCATTTATATTTTCTGGCTTTTGTGTCGGATTATCTGTAACCGGGTTTCGTATACTTTTAGATTTATTTGCTTATGATGCATCTTTTTCTTCCAGTATTTTACTTCGCGGTCCAACTTTTTTTTACTATCTAACCTATGCGACTTTTTTTCATCTTCCTAAAGGCGATACGTTATATAGTAAATCGATACAGATTGCCGGCTGGTCAATTCTTGCAGAATTTGCAGCTAGTATTGTTGAACTTTCATTAACAAATATTTTTTCAGCAATGGATTGGGCAATTACTTTAGATGTCATTACAAAAATAATCATGATTGCAATTATTCGTTGCTTTTTTATTCTTAGTTTCTTTTTTCTACTACAATTACATCAATCCGAAACAAAAGCAATTCAGGAACATAAGCAAAATAAACGTATGCTTCTATTAATTTCAAGCTTATATGAGGAAGTTATTCAGTTAAATAAATCGCAAAAAAATGCAGAAACTGTTACTAGAAACTGTTATCAACTCTATGAAAAACTAAAAAATAAGGACTATATAATTGATAGAGATCAATTTTCTCTGGAACTCCTCAGTATCGCAGGACAAGTTCATGAAATAAAAAAAGATAATCAACGCATCTATGCTGGTTTGACACAATTAACAACAAATCGAAGATTAGACGATTATATGACCGTTGCCGAACTCGGCGATATCATCGTACAAACAAACAAAAAATATGCACGATCATTAAAGAAAGAAATTAATTTTTCATTAGCGGTTGATCCTTTTATTCATAAGTTGCATGTATATACTATACTGTCCTTAGTAAATAATCTCGTTGCGAATGCTGTTGAAGCAATAGAATCTGTTGGCAAGATTGAAATTAAATTTTCTAAAATAAACACGTTGCTCGAAATTCAAGTTTCAGATAATGGGATTGGCATTCCCCAAAACAAAGTTAAATTACTATTTAAGCCTGGTTATACAACGAAATTTGACAGCCAAGGCCGACCATCTACAGGCGTAGGTTTACCTTATGTAAAACATTTAACCAATGAATTGGAAGGCACCATCCACTTAGATATTGAAACTCCAAATACAACTATTTTTTATTTAACACTCCCACTCAAAAATTTGGAAGGATGA
- a CDS encoding type II asparaginase: MVLLGAQSVFAAEKNNLPNIKILATGGTIAGSASSNTQMTGYKAGAIGIQTLIDAVPQMKEYANVSGEQVCKLDSKDMSNDVWLTLSKRVNEVLADRDVDGIVITHGTDTLEETAYFLNLVVKSDKPVVLVGAMRPATAISADGPLNLLNAVRVASSKEAVGKGVLVTMNDEINGAREVTKTNTNNVATFKAPELGFLGYVNDGKPYFYRESTRKHTAKSEFDVTKLNALPYVKVIYGHADDDGIFVDAAVAAGAKGIIYAGTGNGSIHKNAETALAKAAQKGVVIVRSSRVGNGTVIDAEQSYIDAHFLNGDSLNPQKARILLSLALTKTNDLKEIQRIFNEY; the protein is encoded by the coding sequence ATGGTTTTACTTGGTGCACAAAGTGTGTTTGCGGCGGAAAAAAATAATTTACCGAACATCAAAATATTGGCTACTGGTGGGACGATTGCAGGGAGTGCAAGCTCTAACACACAAATGACTGGGTACAAAGCTGGTGCAATTGGAATTCAAACGTTAATTGATGCTGTGCCTCAGATGAAAGAGTATGCAAATGTTTCAGGGGAACAAGTTTGTAAGCTTGATAGTAAAGACATGTCAAATGATGTTTGGCTAACATTGAGCAAAAGAGTTAATGAAGTATTAGCTGATCGTGATGTTGATGGTATTGTTATTACACATGGTACAGACACTTTAGAAGAAACTGCATATTTTCTTAATTTAGTTGTAAAGAGTGATAAACCTGTTGTTCTTGTTGGTGCTATGCGCCCAGCGACAGCAATCAGTGCAGATGGTCCTTTGAATTTATTGAATGCTGTACGTGTAGCTAGCAGTAAAGAAGCAGTGGGTAAAGGTGTCCTAGTTACGATGAATGACGAAATCAATGGTGCGCGTGAGGTTACGAAAACAAATACGAACAATGTCGCTACATTTAAAGCGCCGGAACTTGGTTTCTTAGGCTATGTAAATGATGGAAAGCCTTATTTTTATCGTGAAAGTACACGGAAACATACTGCAAAAAGTGAATTTGATGTTACCAAGCTAAATGCATTGCCTTATGTAAAAGTAATTTATGGTCATGCGGATGATGATGGAATATTTGTTGATGCTGCAGTTGCTGCCGGAGCTAAAGGTATTATTTACGCAGGTACTGGGAATGGAAGCATACATAAAAATGCAGAAACAGCCTTAGCAAAAGCTGCGCAAAAAGGTGTTGTAATAGTGCGCAGTTCCCGTGTTGGTAATGGGACTGTGATTGATGCGGAACAATCTTATATTGATGCGCATTTTTTAAATGGTGATTCGTTAAATCCACAAAAAGCTAGAATTCTATTATCACTTGCGTTAACAAAAACAAATGATTTAAAAGAAATTCAAAGAATTTTCAACGAATACTAA
- a CDS encoding sensor histidine kinase translates to MLIRHRLILSNLIMFIIPFVVILFVAGGANLLYNESNRNAFNNPDEDKKMVHQVEFDLKEYSQAMLKAEDTGEFCSLQNELQDKVLAKGYHMLLMCDGEYILSNLTSDDWYALGDEKAPVVFADNSVVLILRANNIVKCMFQKDKKQFHLIAVQSRDVSSIEKKLSYFFRSYMSLVILVGLLIIWFVNVMLSSSLAKRINEPLEQLRRGSRAIKRGNLEFDMKCAGDDEFSQVCNDFNDMRMRLKYSKEVEEKYENDRNILIAGISHDIRTPLTIIKGYVEGLRDGVADTQEKRAQYIDIIYNRACDMDRLVDKLFLFSKLNMGNFPFEFKTLDFAVYITEFYNKVKNEFADKGVTINYEQYSNAEMEAKIDSEEFNRVLMNILDNCYKYKVRDKVEANIVLFVEEQQIVLKISDNGSGVSASELDQIFTSFYRGDPSRCNSCDGSGLGLAISQQIIRAHGGSIYATNDPGLNIFIKIPLDRTKEQ, encoded by the coding sequence ATGTTGATTCGTCATCGGTTGATTTTATCAAATTTGATTATGTTTATTATTCCTTTTGTTGTTATTTTATTTGTCGCTGGTGGTGCGAATCTACTTTATAATGAATCGAATCGTAATGCATTTAATAATCCAGATGAAGACAAAAAAATGGTTCACCAAGTAGAATTTGATTTAAAAGAATATTCACAAGCTATGTTAAAAGCAGAAGATACAGGAGAATTTTGTAGTTTACAAAATGAATTGCAAGATAAAGTTTTGGCAAAGGGCTATCATATGCTGTTGATGTGTGATGGTGAATATATCTTGTCCAATTTAACAAGTGATGATTGGTATGCCTTAGGTGATGAAAAAGCACCCGTTGTGTTTGCCGATAATTCAGTGGTTCTGATATTACGGGCAAATAACATTGTAAAATGTATGTTTCAAAAAGATAAAAAGCAATTTCATTTGATTGCGGTGCAATCACGCGATGTAAGCAGTATTGAAAAAAAGTTAAGTTATTTTTTTCGTAGTTATATGAGTTTGGTTATTTTAGTAGGTTTGCTCATTATTTGGTTTGTGAATGTGATGTTATCTTCTAGTTTAGCGAAAAGAATCAACGAACCTTTGGAGCAATTGAGGCGTGGATCAAGAGCAATTAAGCGAGGTAACCTTGAATTTGATATGAAATGTGCTGGTGATGATGAGTTTAGCCAAGTTTGTAATGATTTTAATGATATGAGAATGCGTCTAAAATATTCAAAAGAAGTAGAAGAAAAATATGAAAATGATCGTAATATTTTGATTGCAGGGATTTCACATGACATTAGAACACCGCTTACGATTATTAAAGGCTATGTTGAAGGTTTGCGTGATGGTGTCGCCGATACGCAGGAAAAAAGAGCGCAATACATAGATATCATATATAATAGGGCTTGTGATATGGATCGTCTGGTAGATAAATTATTTTTATTTTCTAAATTAAATATGGGTAATTTTCCATTCGAATTTAAAACACTTGATTTTGCTGTATACATAACAGAATTTTATAATAAAGTAAAAAATGAATTTGCGGATAAAGGTGTTACGATCAATTATGAGCAGTATAGTAATGCTGAGATGGAAGCTAAGATAGACAGTGAAGAATTTAACCGAGTGTTAATGAATATTTTAGATAATTGTTATAAGTATAAGGTGCGGGATAAAGTCGAAGCAAACATAGTTTTATTTGTAGAAGAGCAGCAAATCGTACTAAAGATCTCTGATAATGGTAGTGGTGTCAGTGCATCAGAGTTGGATCAAATCTTTACAAGCTTTTATCGAGGCGATCCTTCAAGATGTAATTCTTGTGATGGGAGCGGATTAGGACTGGCAATTTCGCAACAAATTATTCGTGCCCACGGTGGAAGTATCTATGCAACCAATGATCCTGGTTTAAATATATTTATTAAAATACCCTTGGATAGAACGAAAGAACAGTGA
- a CDS encoding response regulator: protein MRFFLIDDDEVIRSMLTEIIEDYDLGKVVGEAENGSTIDNQLLDVKNIDILIIDMLMPIRDGIQTVKAIKNCFNGKIIMLSQVENKELIGKAYALGVDNYITKPINRNEVVSVIKNVTEHMKLRKLINNIESSLNIALRPEKQKNPPISGEMTAQNKLTSTTEILLSEMGIAGEKGSKDLLNIMQFLEKHELEHKDSHDFPSLKSIFQSIAVPRVGDDNALNIQKECKAIEQRLRRTVFQALLNLASMGVVDYANPKFEDYAAKFFDFAEVRKVMLLLENEQKPIMSQAHINIKKFIKVLFIEAKKA from the coding sequence ATGCGTTTTTTTCTAATTGATGATGATGAAGTAATTCGTTCTATGCTTACAGAAATTATCGAAGATTATGATTTAGGGAAAGTAGTGGGTGAAGCCGAAAATGGCTCCACAATTGATAATCAATTACTCGACGTAAAGAATATTGACATTTTAATTATTGATATGCTCATGCCAATTCGTGACGGCATTCAAACAGTAAAGGCAATCAAAAATTGCTTTAACGGAAAAATCATTATGCTGTCTCAGGTTGAAAATAAAGAACTAATCGGTAAAGCCTACGCTTTAGGCGTCGATAATTATATAACAAAACCAATCAACCGGAATGAAGTCGTCAGTGTAATAAAAAATGTAACCGAACATATGAAGTTACGCAAATTAATAAACAATATTGAAAGCAGCTTAAATATTGCTTTACGCCCTGAAAAGCAAAAAAATCCTCCTATTTCCGGGGAAATGACCGCACAAAACAAATTGACTTCAACGACTGAAATTTTACTAAGTGAAATGGGAATCGCAGGCGAAAAAGGCTCTAAAGATTTATTAAACATTATGCAATTTTTAGAAAAACATGAACTGGAGCACAAAGACAGTCATGACTTTCCATCATTAAAATCGATATTTCAAAGTATTGCTGTTCCAAGAGTTGGAGATGATAACGCTTTGAATATTCAAAAAGAATGCAAAGCCATTGAACAACGGCTGCGAAGAACTGTATTTCAAGCCCTACTCAATCTTGCTTCAATGGGAGTCGTTGATTATGCCAATCCAAAATTCGAAGACTACGCTGCTAAATTTTTTGACTTTGCTGAGGTAAGAAAGGTTATGCTGCTTCTAGAAAATGAACAAAAACCAATCATGTCACAAGCACATATCAATATAAAAAAATTCATTAAAGTTCTCTTCATCGAAGCAAAAAAGGCCTGA
- the ilvN gene encoding acetolactate synthase small subunit: MRHVLSVLVQNQPGVLVRVASMFSRREFNIDSLSVGVTESPEYSRMTVVVHGDEAIISQMIKQLEKLLEVVAVQLLDAVSAVNRGMTLIKVKAEDANRLEILKVAEIFRAKVIDVQATTLILEITGDDEKVDAFTRLLSPYGILETIRTGLIGLERGDHTIYKQCEEREYYGENLLSRRL; the protein is encoded by the coding sequence ATGAGACATGTTTTATCCGTTTTAGTGCAAAATCAACCTGGCGTATTGGTTCGGGTTGCCAGCATGTTTTCTCGCCGAGAGTTTAATATTGATAGTTTATCTGTTGGTGTTACAGAGTCACCGGAATATTCTCGAATGACGGTTGTTGTGCATGGCGATGAGGCGATTATTTCTCAGATGATAAAACAATTGGAAAAATTATTAGAAGTTGTTGCTGTGCAGCTATTAGATGCTGTTTCAGCTGTAAATAGAGGAATGACCTTGATTAAAGTAAAAGCAGAGGATGCCAATCGTTTAGAAATTTTAAAAGTTGCTGAAATTTTTAGAGCGAAGGTCATTGATGTGCAAGCGACGACTTTGATATTAGAGATTACCGGCGATGATGAAAAGGTAGATGCATTTACGCGTCTTTTATCACCGTATGGCATTCTTGAAACTATCCGTACAGGTTTAATTGGCTTGGAACGGGGAGATCATACAATTTATAAACAATGCGAGGAGAGAGAGTATTATGGCGAAAATTTATTATCAAGAAGATTGTAA
- a CDS encoding response regulator transcription factor — translation MERILIIEDNCNIAELERDYLKLNNFDVVIANDGESGLDRAINENFDLIILDLMLPKKTGFEVCEEIRKVKEIPILMVTAKKEDIDKIRGLGTGADDYIVKPFSPNELVARVKAHLNRYKRLTKIKNSTGIKDKIIIGALRIFPEDLRVYIGKKEIKLPNKEFELLYYLASNPNKVFSKEFLFDELWGMEAIGDVSTVTVHIKRLREKIEKDTSNPEYIETVWGSGYRLKK, via the coding sequence ATGGAACGTATTCTTATTATTGAAGATAATTGTAATATTGCAGAACTGGAAAGAGACTATTTAAAATTAAATAATTTTGATGTTGTGATTGCCAATGATGGGGAAAGTGGTCTTGATCGAGCAATTAATGAGAATTTTGATTTAATCATTTTAGATTTGATGTTACCAAAAAAAACTGGTTTTGAAGTATGTGAAGAGATACGTAAAGTGAAAGAAATTCCTATTTTAATGGTTACGGCTAAAAAAGAAGATATAGATAAAATTCGTGGTTTAGGCACAGGTGCAGATGATTATATTGTAAAGCCGTTTAGTCCAAATGAATTAGTGGCAAGGGTAAAAGCGCATTTAAATAGATATAAAAGATTGACCAAAATTAAGAATAGCACAGGAATAAAAGATAAAATTATAATTGGTGCGCTTCGTATATTTCCGGAAGACTTAAGAGTGTATATTGGAAAGAAAGAAATAAAATTACCCAATAAAGAATTTGAATTATTATATTATTTGGCTTCAAATCCAAATAAAGTTTTTTCAAAAGAGTTTTTATTTGATGAGCTTTGGGGGATGGAAGCGATCGGAGATGTATCTACCGTTACGGTACATATCAAAAGATTACGAGAAAAAATAGAAAAAGATACAAGCAATCCAGAATATATTGAAACGGTATGGGGATCTGGTTATCGATTGAAAAAATAA
- a CDS encoding PucR family transcriptional regulator produces MSDADASVNLLENLIEKGLDYVGTYIGRKIKKTIIIADHQGYAHYPEKSMSVIEEIEALLSDLSKLRERQYYYEKNENILIYSIGVEETRAFVIIKNVVQENIVSIIMNLSEVHLAIKHYMKTESKLKNNIIQYQKEFLKAVCIKKNAHVEEIAERAGIELDSNNRYAILMIKIDTVERAFDAYKLKSNLFQYANKNNMEYAVPIYWKGYYVMILSAIFEDEVLELDRDWLNIKKYKNWKKAFEEEYHLNVAIGIGGVYKLNELYKSYNEARIAMVFNLIKGERSFVQAFMNLGIFTHIFLQDMEQIKSFCMNAIGKLLEHDHDFDTELLITLRVLLDCNFNWKLSAEQLFVHVNTLRYRYSKIEQLLDKDLSLSDIRVNLFIAIRVGDILNELGFLKPVYLGNIVENYKANCNNRKQSKALW; encoded by the coding sequence ATGTCTGATGCTGATGCTAGTGTGAATTTATTAGAAAATCTTATTGAAAAAGGCTTAGATTACGTTGGTACGTACATTGGTAGAAAGATTAAAAAAACAATTATCATTGCAGATCATCAGGGATATGCACATTATCCAGAAAAATCTATGAGTGTAATTGAGGAAATAGAAGCATTGCTAAGTGATCTTTCTAAGCTTAGAGAAAGGCAATATTATTATGAAAAAAATGAGAATATTTTGATTTATTCAATAGGAGTGGAAGAGACAAGAGCATTTGTCATAATTAAAAATGTTGTACAAGAAAATATCGTATCCATTATTATGAATCTTAGTGAGGTTCATTTAGCAATTAAACATTATATGAAAACTGAATCAAAGTTAAAAAACAATATCATACAGTATCAAAAAGAATTTTTAAAAGCAGTCTGTATCAAGAAAAATGCACATGTTGAAGAAATTGCTGAACGAGCTGGAATCGAGTTGGATAGTAACAATCGATATGCAATTTTAATGATTAAAATTGACACAGTAGAGCGAGCTTTCGATGCATATAAACTGAAATCAAATTTGTTCCAATATGCTAATAAAAATAATATGGAATATGCAGTTCCAATTTATTGGAAGGGCTATTACGTAATGATCTTGTCCGCTATTTTTGAAGATGAAGTATTAGAATTAGATAGAGATTGGTTAAACATAAAAAAATATAAGAACTGGAAAAAAGCTTTTGAAGAAGAGTATCATTTAAATGTTGCAATTGGTATTGGTGGGGTATATAAACTAAATGAACTCTATAAGAGTTATAATGAAGCAAGAATTGCGATGGTATTTAATTTGATAAAAGGAGAGCGGAGCTTTGTACAAGCTTTTATGAATTTAGGGATATTTACGCATATTTTTTTGCAGGATATGGAACAGATTAAGAGCTTTTGTATGAACGCAATTGGAAAATTGTTAGAACATGATCATGATTTTGATACAGAATTGTTAATAACACTTAGAGTGCTGCTAGATTGCAATTTCAATTGGAAATTATCCGCAGAGCAATTATTTGTTCATGTCAATACACTGCGGTATCGTTATAGTAAAATTGAACAATTGTTAGATAAGGATCTGTCATTATCCGATATAAGGGTTAACTTGTTTATTGCAATTAGAGTTGGTGATATACTAAATGAGCTAGGTTTTTTAAAACCTGTTTATTTAGGAAATATTGTTGAAAATTATAAAGCAAATTGCAATAATAGAAAACAAAGTAAAGCATTGTGGTAA
- a CDS encoding DASS family sodium-coupled anion symporter, with protein sequence MNGKLGKGLLCVLIGMIIWFCPIPEGVKPEAWHLLAIFVATIAAFILQPLSIGAVSLISCTMLVFLNVLKPSEALAGFSNGTIWLIVSAFMFAEGFIKTGLGKRIAFALLSKFGGSTLSVAYVLSATDFIVAPFTPSNTARGGGIVYPIVRSICSAIGSEPGSARERTGAFLIFSSYCAVITSACIFLTGASNNAVVVTLTKDMFGLELTWMSWFMACIVPGIILSIATPWLLYKLINPELKETPETKEMANRELAAMGPMSLAEKILSVIFLVALILWATGSIHKIDSAFVALLGLSAMLVTRILDWEDVLNQKGAWDVLVWMGVLVNMAAFLSKLELMSWFAKLIGAQMAGSSWLVMLIVLSVVYTYVHYGLASNTAHIMALFAAFASILVAAGAPALGVAILYGTLANSCSMLTHYGCGVTPIFFGANYMAQGEWWKIGFIVTTLHLIVWMVVGLPWMSALGFF encoded by the coding sequence GTGAATGGCAAATTAGGAAAAGGGTTATTATGTGTACTAATCGGTATGATCATTTGGTTTTGTCCAATACCGGAAGGTGTGAAGCCAGAAGCTTGGCATTTGTTGGCAATATTCGTAGCGACGATTGCAGCTTTTATTTTACAACCTTTGTCGATTGGTGCAGTATCATTGATTTCATGTACAATGCTTGTATTTTTAAATGTATTAAAACCAAGTGAGGCATTGGCTGGTTTTAGTAACGGTACGATTTGGTTGATCGTTTCGGCATTTATGTTCGCGGAAGGTTTTATTAAAACTGGACTTGGAAAACGGATTGCTTTTGCTTTATTAAGTAAATTCGGTGGCAGCACATTAAGTGTCGCTTACGTACTTTCTGCAACAGATTTTATCGTTGCGCCTTTTACGCCATCCAATACAGCGCGTGGCGGCGGCATCGTTTATCCAATTGTTAGAAGCATTTGCTCTGCAATCGGTTCTGAACCTGGTTCAGCAAGAGAACGTACGGGTGCTTTTCTAATCTTTAGCTCTTACTGTGCAGTTATTACATCTGCTTGTATATTCTTAACAGGTGCGTCGAATAACGCGGTTGTTGTTACTTTAACTAAAGATATGTTTGGTTTAGAACTTACTTGGATGTCTTGGTTTATGGCTTGTATCGTTCCTGGAATTATTCTTTCAATCGCAACGCCTTGGTTGCTTTACAAATTGATCAATCCAGAGTTAAAAGAAACGCCAGAAACAAAAGAAATGGCAAATCGTGAATTAGCTGCAATGGGACCAATGAGTTTAGCAGAAAAAATCTTAAGTGTTATTTTCCTTGTTGCTTTAATTTTATGGGCAACAGGCAGTATTCATAAAATTGACTCGGCCTTTGTAGCATTGCTTGGTCTTTCTGCAATGCTCGTTACAAGAATTCTCGATTGGGAAGATGTTTTAAATCAAAAAGGTGCTTGGGATGTATTAGTATGGATGGGTGTTTTGGTCAATATGGCAGCATTTTTATCCAAACTTGAGTTGATGAGCTGGTTTGCGAAGCTGATTGGTGCGCAAATGGCTGGTTCTTCATGGTTGGTAATGCTCATTGTACTGTCTGTAGTGTATACTTATGTGCATTATGGATTGGCTAGTAATACAGCACATATTATGGCATTGTTCGCTGCTTTTGCATCAATTTTGGTTGCAGCAGGTGCACCTGCTTTAGGCGTGGCAATTCTTTATGGTACACTTGCTAACAGTTGTTCTATGTTGACACATTATGGCTGTGGTGTAACTCCAATCTTCTTTGGGGCAAATTATATGGCGCAAGGTGAATGGTGGAAAATTGGATTTATTGTTACAACGCTTCATCTAATTGTGTGGATGGTCGTTGGTCTTCCTTGGATGAGTGCACTTGGTTTCTTCTAA